Proteins from a single region of Halorubrum sp. 2020YC2:
- a CDS encoding cobalamin B12-binding domain-containing protein, which yields MSAEQQERAVRCLVAKVGLDGHDRGAHVIARAFRDAGFEVVYSGLHRAPEDIVQAAVQEDVDVLGISILSGAHNTLVPKVIEGLKEYEAFDDTLVLVGGIIPDEDEDELKGLGVAEVFGPGTPMEETVEFIRNNVPERA from the coding sequence ATGAGCGCCGAACAGCAGGAGCGCGCCGTCCGGTGTCTGGTCGCGAAGGTCGGGCTTGACGGCCACGATCGGGGCGCACACGTCATCGCGCGGGCGTTCCGCGACGCCGGCTTCGAGGTCGTCTACTCCGGGCTCCACCGCGCGCCGGAGGACATCGTCCAGGCGGCGGTACAAGAGGACGTCGACGTGCTCGGCATCTCGATCCTCTCGGGCGCGCACAACACGCTCGTTCCGAAGGTGATCGAGGGGCTCAAAGAGTACGAGGCGTTCGACGACACCCTCGTGCTCGTCGGCGGGATCATCCCGGACGAGGACGAGGACGAACTGAAGGGGCTCGGCGTGGCCGAGGTGTTCGGGCCGGGGACGCCGATGGAGGAGACGGTCGAGTTCATCCGGAACAACGTCCCGGAGCGCGCGTAG
- a CDS encoding zinc-binding alcohol dehydrogenase gives MTDAALYFTGPETVEVRETSVGPPGADELLVDTRASAISAGTELLVYRDQTPDDLPADEALDALDGDLSYPLRYGYAASGVVTEVGADVDPEWVGRSVFSFVPHQTSFRATPESVVALPPGTTPAVGALLPSVETATNIVLDAAPRLGERVVVFGAGVIGLCVTRLLAAFPLESLVVVDPIERRRTLAAAFGADRTTTPAALDDVADADLAGSDAALDDADLAVELSGQPSALDDAIGVVGYDARIVVGSWYGTKRDPIGLGGRFHRDRIDIVSSQVSTISPELRGRWDRDRRMDAALDRLDRIPADDLITHRIPFDGAAEAYELLDSGSDAAVQVVLEYS, from the coding sequence ATGACCGACGCCGCGCTCTACTTCACGGGCCCGGAGACCGTCGAAGTGCGGGAGACGTCGGTCGGTCCGCCGGGCGCCGACGAACTGCTCGTCGACACTCGGGCGTCGGCCATAAGCGCCGGGACGGAACTGCTCGTGTACCGCGACCAGACGCCGGACGACCTCCCGGCCGACGAGGCGCTCGACGCGCTCGACGGCGACCTCTCGTACCCCCTCCGGTACGGGTACGCCGCGAGCGGGGTCGTCACCGAGGTCGGGGCGGACGTCGACCCGGAGTGGGTCGGTCGGTCGGTGTTCTCGTTCGTCCCGCACCAGACGAGCTTCCGCGCGACCCCCGAGTCGGTGGTCGCGCTCCCGCCGGGGACGACGCCGGCCGTCGGGGCGCTCCTCCCCTCCGTCGAGACCGCGACGAACATCGTCCTCGACGCCGCGCCGCGGCTCGGAGAGCGGGTCGTGGTGTTCGGCGCCGGCGTGATCGGGCTCTGCGTCACCCGACTGCTGGCCGCGTTCCCGCTGGAATCGCTCGTCGTGGTCGACCCGATCGAGCGCCGTCGGACCCTCGCCGCGGCGTTCGGCGCTGACCGGACGACGACGCCGGCGGCGCTGGACGACGTAGCCGACGCCGACCTCGCCGGTTCGGACGCCGCCCTCGACGACGCCGACCTCGCGGTCGAGCTCTCCGGCCAGCCGAGCGCGCTCGACGACGCCATCGGCGTCGTCGGCTACGACGCGCGGATCGTCGTCGGGTCGTGGTACGGGACCAAACGCGACCCGATCGGACTGGGCGGGCGGTTCCACCGGGACCGCATCGACATCGTCTCCAGTCAGGTGTCGACGATCAGCCCCGAACTCCGGGGGCGCTGGGACCGCGACCGTCGCATGGACGCGGCGCTCGACCGGCTCGACCGGATCCCCGCCGACGATCTGATCACCCACCGGATCCCGTTCGATGGCGCGGCCGAGGCGTACGAGCTGCTCGACTCGGGGTCCGACGCGGCGGTTCAGGTGGTCTTGGAGTATTCGTGA
- a CDS encoding CDP-alcohol phosphatidyltransferase family protein produces MAETRQRRPVRVGVGVALPIVAGVALAALLFRLLPAGTTGRWGLSPAVVAGVCWAGQLWYVGSRLGPGRPTVGFWRRLLGLANALTLVRGALYVVVAGFAVVPPEPTLVWVPALCYGTGVALDNLDGTVARTVGRETEAGRRLDMAFDTFGFVAAPLVAVLWGLLPVWYLSISAARYVFRGAVWLRRVRGLPVGDLPDSDLGKYLAGVQMVFVTVALVPPVPTELVWTVAPLVLAPSLAVFTRDYLAVSGRLPDRR; encoded by the coding sequence ATGGCGGAGACCCGTCAGCGACGCCCCGTCCGCGTCGGGGTCGGCGTCGCGCTTCCCATCGTCGCCGGGGTCGCGCTCGCGGCCCTCCTGTTCCGGCTGCTCCCCGCGGGCACGACGGGTCGCTGGGGGCTCTCGCCCGCCGTCGTCGCCGGCGTCTGCTGGGCCGGACAGCTCTGGTACGTCGGGTCCCGGCTCGGGCCGGGGCGCCCGACCGTCGGGTTCTGGCGCCGGCTGCTCGGGCTGGCGAACGCGCTCACGCTCGTCCGGGGGGCGCTGTACGTCGTCGTCGCCGGGTTCGCCGTCGTGCCGCCGGAGCCGACGCTCGTCTGGGTCCCGGCGCTGTGTTACGGGACCGGCGTCGCCCTCGACAACCTCGACGGCACCGTCGCCCGAACCGTCGGCCGCGAGACGGAGGCTGGCCGCCGGCTCGACATGGCGTTCGACACCTTCGGGTTCGTCGCCGCGCCGCTGGTGGCGGTGCTGTGGGGGCTGTTGCCGGTCTGGTACCTCTCTATCTCCGCCGCGCGGTACGTCTTCCGCGGGGCCGTGTGGCTGCGCCGCGTCCGCGGGCTCCCCGTCGGCGACCTCCCCGACAGCGACCTCGGGAAGTACCTCGCGGGCGTCCAGATGGTGTTCGTGACGGTCGCGCTCGTCCCGCCGGTTCCGACCGAACTCGTGTGGACCGTCGCGCCCCTCGTCCTCGCGCCGTCGCTCGCGGTGTTTACGCGCGACTACCTCGCCGTCAGCGGGCGGCTCCCCGACCGCCGGTGA
- a CDS encoding glycosyltransferase family 4 protein has translation MRIGFALYGSLDERSGGFRYDRKLVEGLRRAGDAVEVVELPWRAYPRGLLDNASPALRDRLRVDVDVMLQDELAHPSLLLANRDLPFPVVGVVHHLRASEPRRLSPLYRAVERRYLATLDGVACNSAATRDAVAALGVDPEATVVAPPAGDRFDPAIDDAAIGARAASLAGPDPGPLRVAFVGNVAPRKGLDTLVEGVARAEAAVELTVVGRAVDEGHVADVRRLVRERGLGERVRFAGRLSDADLADALRASHVLAVPSRYEGFGIVYLEGMSFGLPAVASRAGGADETVADGETGVLVDPDDPAAVARALDGFAADPERLAEMGRAARRRYERHPGWEETTARVRRLLAAVAGEPDAVEPEVAT, from the coding sequence ATGAGGATCGGGTTCGCGCTGTACGGGAGCCTCGACGAGCGGTCGGGCGGGTTCCGCTACGACCGGAAGTTAGTCGAGGGGCTCCGGCGGGCCGGCGACGCCGTGGAGGTGGTGGAGCTACCGTGGCGCGCGTATCCGCGCGGGCTGCTCGACAACGCCAGCCCGGCGCTCCGGGACCGGCTCCGCGTCGACGTCGACGTGATGCTCCAAGACGAGCTGGCGCACCCCTCGCTACTCCTCGCCAACCGCGACCTGCCGTTCCCGGTCGTGGGCGTCGTCCACCACCTGCGCGCGAGCGAGCCGCGCCGCCTCTCGCCGCTGTACCGCGCCGTCGAGCGGCGCTACCTCGCGACCCTCGACGGCGTCGCCTGCAACAGCGCGGCGACCCGCGACGCCGTCGCCGCGCTCGGCGTCGACCCCGAGGCGACCGTCGTCGCTCCCCCCGCCGGCGACCGGTTCGACCCCGCGATAGACGACGCGGCCATCGGGGCGCGGGCCGCGTCGCTCGCCGGTCCCGACCCCGGTCCCCTCCGGGTCGCCTTCGTCGGGAACGTCGCGCCCCGAAAGGGGTTGGACACGCTCGTCGAGGGGGTGGCTCGGGCCGAGGCCGCCGTCGAACTCACCGTTGTCGGGCGCGCTGTCGACGAGGGGCACGTCGCGGACGTCCGGCGGCTGGTCCGCGAGCGCGGCCTCGGGGAGCGCGTGCGCTTCGCCGGCCGGCTGTCGGACGCCGACCTGGCCGACGCGCTCCGCGCGAGCCACGTCCTCGCGGTCCCCTCCCGGTACGAGGGGTTCGGGATCGTCTACCTGGAGGGGATGAGCTTCGGGCTCCCCGCGGTCGCCTCGCGGGCCGGCGGCGCGGACGAGACGGTCGCGGACGGCGAGACGGGCGTCCTCGTCGACCCGGACGACCCCGCCGCCGTCGCCCGCGCGCTCGACGGGTTCGCGGCCGACCCGGAGCGGCTGGCCGAGATGGGTCGGGCGGCCAGGCGGCGGTACGAACGCCACCCGGGCTGGGAGGAGACGACGGCCCGCGTCCGCCGGCTGCTCGCGGCGGTCGCCGGCGAACCCGACGCCGTCGAGCCAGAGGTGGCGACGTGA
- the meaB gene encoding methylmalonyl Co-A mutase-associated GTPase MeaB: protein MAGPDAPAFADAPTLSDADAALVEELLAGSHRALARVITKIENRTPGYRAIVSALHEHTGGADVIGVTGSPGAGKSTLVDKLAAAYRDRGDTVGVIAVDPSSPYTGGAVLGDRIRMGSNVGDMDVFFRSMSARGQLGGLSTATADAVKALDAFGKDVVVLETVGAGQNEVDVVRTADTVAVLVQPGSGDDVQTLKAGILEIGDVFVVNKADMDGAQRTVAELEEMVHRREGGTTGRGAGHHGAASMASTEGAGSGGSHRDADRSTDSASGESDATDADSADSWTPDVLETVANTGEGVAALIEAFDAHASHLRESGEIEVTERRRYAEEIRTLVRADVGALATAEIERRGGIDRLAERVRDRETDPYAVAEAIVGPIADCVEEAADREPDD from the coding sequence ATGGCCGGGCCGGACGCACCCGCGTTCGCGGACGCGCCGACGCTTTCGGACGCCGACGCGGCGCTCGTCGAGGAGCTGCTCGCGGGGAGCCACCGCGCGCTCGCTCGCGTGATCACCAAAATCGAGAACCGAACGCCGGGGTACCGCGCGATCGTCTCCGCGCTCCACGAACACACCGGCGGCGCCGACGTGATCGGGGTCACCGGCTCGCCGGGCGCCGGGAAGTCGACGCTGGTCGACAAGCTAGCCGCCGCCTACCGCGACCGCGGCGACACGGTCGGCGTGATCGCGGTCGACCCCTCCTCGCCGTACACCGGCGGGGCCGTCCTCGGCGACCGGATCCGGATGGGGTCGAACGTCGGGGACATGGACGTGTTCTTCCGGTCGATGAGCGCGCGCGGCCAGCTCGGCGGCCTCTCGACCGCGACCGCGGACGCCGTGAAGGCGCTCGACGCCTTCGGAAAGGACGTGGTCGTGTTAGAGACCGTCGGCGCCGGACAGAACGAGGTCGACGTGGTCCGCACCGCCGACACCGTCGCGGTGTTGGTCCAGCCCGGCTCCGGCGACGACGTCCAGACGCTGAAGGCCGGGATACTGGAGATAGGCGACGTCTTCGTCGTCAACAAGGCGGACATGGACGGCGCACAGCGGACCGTCGCGGAGCTAGAGGAGATGGTCCACCGCCGCGAGGGCGGGACGACCGGCCGCGGTGCCGGCCACCACGGCGCGGCCTCGATGGCCTCGACCGAGGGAGCCGGATCCGGCGGGAGCCACCGCGACGCCGACCGCTCGACGGACTCGGCGTCCGGCGAGTCCGACGCGACCGACGCGGACTCCGCCGACTCGTGGACGCCGGACGTGTTAGAGACCGTCGCGAACACCGGCGAGGGCGTCGCGGCGCTGATCGAGGCGTTCGACGCGCACGCGTCGCACCTCCGGGAGTCCGGCGAGATCGAGGTGACGGAGCGCCGCCGGTACGCCGAGGAGATCCGCACGCTCGTGCGAGCGGACGTGGGGGCGCTCGCGACCGCGGAGATCGAGCGCCGCGGCGGGATCGACCGCCTCGCGGAGCGGGTCCGCGACCGCGAGACGGACCCGTACGCGGTCGCGGAGGCGATCGTGGGCCCGATAGCCGACTGCGTGGAGGAGGCGGCCGACCGGGAGCCCGACGACTGA
- a CDS encoding aldo/keto reductase produces MNCLFVGAGAIAPEYAAGLSESDLSLAGVVDLDADRAASLAAAHDCPSFADLEAALAAVDAPLVVNLTSHAAHAPVTRTALEAGRHVYSQKPLALDADEARGLVALARDRGLALGCAPGTPRAPSQRRAGRLLADGRLGAVGLGYAHAHVGRVTDWHDRPDSFLEIGPLYDGAVYPLALLVAWFGPVERVRAADALDVWPEREERRPSTPSHVEATLAFAAGPTVRLTASFYAPHRSREFYGLELHGDDGSLYLKGTGAMDADRDGVRFGRVGREYVSAPPDAPTEPYEYVDAVERLAATVEAGSPSRAGGRRGAHVVAVCNAIEAAAEREGSVAVDDCGATADPPPAPVVRPAGPAGDGAEGETEREAAVAGEHAIRLPAVGFGCSRYRDGEYVERADSVATALDAGYRLLDSAELYGNEHRIGELLAAPGAPDRERVFLLGKAWRTNHRRDHLLAACAGSREELGIDAFDCYALHWPDALEHRGELTRLAEEPVERQEALTFPEGADGDLATADVSLATAWENLEAVRDRGWARTLGICNASRAELETVLATGDVDPALVQVERHPYRPRNDLVEFCHERGIRVVAHSPLSAPGLLDEPVLESIGGDRGLSPAQVVLAWNASRGVVPIPSSTSEAHLVSNLAAGSARLPDDEVARIDGLRDPGFER; encoded by the coding sequence GTGAACTGTCTGTTCGTGGGGGCCGGAGCGATCGCGCCGGAGTACGCCGCCGGGCTGTCGGAGAGCGACCTGTCGCTCGCCGGCGTCGTCGACCTCGACGCGGACCGCGCGGCGTCGCTGGCGGCGGCGCACGACTGCCCGTCCTTTGCCGACTTGGAGGCGGCGCTCGCCGCGGTCGACGCGCCGCTCGTGGTGAACCTGACGAGCCACGCCGCCCACGCGCCGGTGACGCGGACCGCGCTGGAGGCCGGCCGCCACGTCTACTCGCAGAAGCCGCTCGCGCTCGACGCCGACGAGGCGCGGGGGCTGGTGGCGCTCGCCCGCGACCGCGGCCTCGCGCTCGGCTGCGCGCCCGGGACGCCGCGGGCGCCCTCGCAGCGCCGCGCGGGCCGCCTCCTCGCTGACGGCCGGCTCGGAGCGGTCGGACTGGGGTACGCCCACGCCCACGTCGGCCGCGTCACCGACTGGCACGACCGGCCCGACTCCTTCCTCGAGATCGGTCCGCTGTACGACGGGGCGGTGTACCCACTCGCGCTGCTGGTCGCGTGGTTCGGTCCCGTCGAGCGCGTCCGGGCCGCCGACGCCCTCGACGTCTGGCCCGAGCGGGAGGAGCGGCGGCCGTCGACGCCGAGCCACGTCGAGGCGACGCTCGCGTTCGCGGCGGGACCGACCGTCAGGCTGACCGCGAGCTTCTACGCGCCCCACCGGAGCCGGGAGTTCTACGGGCTGGAGCTCCACGGCGACGACGGCTCGCTGTACCTCAAGGGGACCGGCGCGATGGACGCCGACCGCGATGGCGTCCGGTTCGGTCGCGTGGGGCGGGAGTACGTGAGCGCGCCGCCGGACGCGCCGACCGAACCGTACGAGTACGTCGACGCCGTCGAGCGCCTCGCGGCGACGGTCGAGGCCGGCTCCCCCTCGCGGGCCGGCGGGCGTCGGGGCGCCCACGTCGTCGCCGTCTGTAACGCGATAGAGGCGGCCGCCGAGCGCGAGGGGTCGGTCGCCGTCGACGACTGCGGGGCGACCGCCGACCCGCCGCCCGCGCCGGTCGTCCGGCCGGCGGGGCCGGCCGGAGACGGGGCCGAGGGCGAGACCGAGCGCGAGGCCGCGGTCGCGGGCGAGCACGCGATCCGGCTCCCCGCGGTCGGCTTCGGCTGCTCGCGCTACCGCGACGGGGAGTACGTCGAGCGCGCCGACTCGGTCGCGACCGCGCTCGACGCCGGCTACCGCCTCCTCGACTCCGCGGAGCTGTACGGCAACGAACACCGGATCGGGGAGCTGCTCGCCGCGCCGGGCGCGCCGGACCGCGAGCGCGTGTTCCTCCTCGGCAAGGCGTGGCGCACCAACCACCGCCGCGACCACCTGTTAGCCGCCTGCGCGGGCAGCCGCGAGGAGCTGGGGATCGACGCGTTCGACTGCTACGCGCTGCACTGGCCCGATGCGCTCGAACACCGGGGCGAGCTGACCCGGCTCGCGGAGGAGCCGGTCGAGCGGCAGGAGGCGCTCACCTTCCCGGAGGGCGCCGACGGCGACCTCGCGACCGCCGACGTGTCGCTGGCGACGGCGTGGGAGAACCTGGAGGCCGTTCGCGACAGGGGGTGGGCGCGGACGCTGGGGATCTGCAACGCCTCGCGCGCGGAACTGGAGACGGTGCTGGCGACGGGCGACGTCGACCCGGCGCTCGTTCAGGTGGAGCGCCACCCGTACCGTCCCCGGAACGACCTCGTGGAGTTCTGTCACGAGCGGGGGATCCGAGTCGTCGCGCACTCGCCGCTGTCGGCGCCGGGCCTCCTCGACGAGCCGGTGCTGGAGTCGATCGGCGGCGACCGGGGGCTCTCTCCCGCGCAGGTCGTCCTCGCGTGGAACGCCTCCCGGGGAGTCGTTCCCATCCCGTCCAGCACGAGCGAGGCGCATCTCGTCTCGAACCTGGCGGCCGGCAGCGCGCGGCTGCCCGACGACGAGGTCGCGCGGATCGACGGCCTGCGCGACCCCGGCTTCGAGCGATGA
- a CDS encoding DUF4442 domain-containing protein — protein sequence MSDSPTGVNRDPDPRPLREDPPAESRRTRLWRLGFNLLPAYRGTGARVDHIAADWRYVRIRVPFNWRTRNAVGTIFGGSIYGAIDPVYMTMLRRTLGDGFTVWDKSAALEFIEPGRDTLYAEFDLPPAETEAIRDALGPGESTDREYLVSLVDEEGEVHAACEKTLYVRRDA from the coding sequence GTGAGCGATTCCCCGACCGGGGTCAACCGCGATCCCGACCCGCGACCGCTGCGCGAGGACCCCCCGGCGGAGAGCCGTCGGACCCGGCTCTGGCGCCTCGGGTTCAACCTCCTGCCGGCGTACCGGGGCACGGGCGCGCGCGTCGACCACATCGCGGCCGACTGGCGCTACGTCCGGATCCGAGTGCCGTTCAACTGGCGCACCCGGAACGCGGTCGGGACCATCTTCGGCGGCAGCATCTACGGCGCGATCGACCCCGTTTACATGACGATGCTTCGGCGGACGCTGGGTGACGGGTTCACCGTGTGGGACAAGTCGGCCGCGCTGGAGTTCATCGAGCCCGGCCGCGACACGCTGTACGCGGAGTTCGACCTGCCGCCCGCCGAGACCGAGGCGATCCGCGACGCGCTCGGGCCGGGCGAGTCGACCGACCGCGAGTACCTCGTCTCGCTCGTCGACGAGGAAGGGGAAGTCCACGCGGCCTGCGAGAAGACGCTGTACGTGCGCCGCGACGCCTGA
- a CDS encoding response regulator has product MASETLRVLCVDDEPGLARLVATHLERDDELDCETAVETRPDDALRRIEREPFDCVVSDYDMPSLTGVELLLAARELDPDLPFLLFSATGPADIAAEMVRAGVSDYVSKRGGPDGYTALLRRVRLAAAGGVTLDGICTVAPDGTFEFVGEEYGSVYGYDPGELEGEPWQRLHPEPAVEHIQRNVIPAVTDGERWTGASTGLRADGSRFAESKMVSATADDRLIISVSPLDSVRQPADD; this is encoded by the coding sequence ATGGCGAGCGAAACGCTTCGCGTGCTGTGTGTCGACGACGAGCCGGGACTGGCGCGGCTCGTCGCGACGCACCTCGAACGCGACGACGAACTCGACTGCGAGACCGCGGTCGAGACGCGCCCCGACGACGCGCTCCGGCGCATCGAGCGCGAGCCGTTCGACTGCGTCGTCAGCGACTACGACATGCCCAGCCTGACCGGCGTCGAACTGCTCTTGGCCGCCCGCGAACTCGACCCGGACCTCCCGTTCCTCCTCTTTTCCGCGACCGGACCGGCCGACATCGCGGCCGAGATGGTCCGCGCCGGCGTCAGCGACTACGTCTCGAAGCGCGGCGGCCCCGACGGCTACACGGCGCTGCTGCGGCGCGTCAGGCTGGCCGCCGCGGGCGGCGTCACCCTCGACGGGATCTGTACCGTGGCGCCCGACGGGACGTTCGAGTTCGTGGGCGAGGAGTACGGCTCGGTGTACGGGTACGACCCCGGGGAGTTGGAGGGGGAGCCGTGGCAGCGGCTCCACCCCGAGCCGGCGGTCGAGCACATCCAACGGAACGTCATCCCGGCCGTGACCGACGGCGAGCGGTGGACCGGGGCGAGCACGGGGCTCCGGGCGGACGGCAGTCGCTTCGCCGAGTCGAAGATGGTGAGCGCGACGGCCGACGACCGGCTGATCATCTCCGTCTCGCCGCTCGACTCGGTCCGGCAGCCCGCCGACGACTGA
- a CDS encoding alpha/beta hydrolase, with protein MKLRNLLGSAVLGVGALAALNTGLRYEGELESPLDGDDGVFRWRGMDVAYTEAGDPDDPDLVLLHGINAAGSSGEWRAVFDELAADYHVVAPDFPGYGRSDRPPLRYSAALYEDFVHDFLAEFDEPAVVASSLSAAYAVAAVDGGDADGGVALGGFVAVCPTATAGPSPAKGWLRELLRAPLVGRALFNVITAKPSIRYFNADHGYDDPANPSAEWTDYEWRTTHVENARFAPASFVSGSLNSEVDLAGALAALDVPPTIVWGREATVSPLTDGRELADAADARLVVFDRARLLPHVEHPERFVETVEEALVAGTAA; from the coding sequence ATGAAGCTCAGGAACCTCCTCGGCAGCGCCGTCCTCGGCGTCGGCGCGCTCGCCGCGCTCAACACCGGTCTCCGGTACGAGGGCGAGTTAGAGTCCCCGCTCGACGGCGACGACGGCGTCTTCCGCTGGCGCGGGATGGACGTCGCGTACACCGAGGCGGGCGACCCGGACGACCCGGACCTCGTCTTGCTCCACGGGATCAACGCCGCCGGTTCCTCCGGCGAGTGGCGCGCGGTGTTCGACGAGTTGGCCGCCGACTACCACGTCGTCGCTCCCGACTTCCCGGGGTACGGCCGCTCCGACCGGCCGCCGCTCCGGTACTCCGCCGCGCTGTACGAGGACTTCGTCCACGACTTCCTCGCGGAGTTCGACGAGCCGGCGGTCGTCGCCTCCTCGTTGTCGGCGGCGTACGCGGTCGCGGCGGTCGACGGCGGCGACGCGGACGGCGGCGTCGCCCTCGGCGGGTTCGTCGCGGTCTGTCCGACCGCGACCGCGGGACCGAGCCCGGCGAAAGGGTGGCTCCGCGAACTGCTCCGCGCGCCGCTCGTCGGGCGGGCGCTGTTCAACGTCATCACCGCGAAGCCGTCGATCCGGTACTTCAACGCCGACCACGGCTACGACGACCCCGCGAACCCGAGCGCGGAGTGGACCGACTACGAGTGGCGCACGACCCACGTCGAGAACGCGCGGTTCGCGCCCGCCTCGTTCGTTTCGGGGAGCCTGAACAGCGAGGTCGACCTCGCCGGCGCGCTCGCCGCCCTCGACGTCCCCCCGACGATCGTCTGGGGGCGCGAGGCGACGGTGAGCCCGCTGACCGACGGTCGCGAACTCGCGGACGCCGCCGACGCGCGGCTCGTCGTCTTCGACCGCGCGCGGCTGCTCCCGCACGTCGAACACCCCGAGCGATTCGTCGAGACGGTCGAGGAGGCGCTCGTCGCGGGCACGGCGGCGTAA
- a CDS encoding TIGR00269 family protein, with protein sequence MECDKCGSDAIHHAAYSGAHLCGHHLRESVEKRVKRRVREDGLLDPDATPEDPDRWVIGLSGGKDSVALTRILDDVFGKDPRVEMLALTIHEGIEGYRDASVDACVELADDLSLRHELVSYEEEFDVRMDDVVEDDPEDMAACAYCGVFRRDLLENYAAEFDADKLLTGHNLDDEAQTAMMNFLDGDVRQVAKHFDASLGPFDERAETDAFVPRAKPLRDVPEKEIALYCHVRDLPTHMAECPHAEEAYRGEIQSTIHELEENHPGARHSIMAGYEELSALAAEAYRGGDENGNGADENGEDGDVGDGGDSGLRECERCGSQTSRDVCRKCRLLESIEAV encoded by the coding sequence ATGGAGTGCGACAAGTGCGGGAGCGACGCGATCCACCACGCCGCCTACTCCGGGGCGCACCTCTGTGGCCACCACCTCCGGGAGTCGGTCGAGAAGCGCGTGAAGCGTCGGGTCCGCGAGGACGGCCTCCTCGACCCGGACGCGACCCCCGAGGACCCCGACCGCTGGGTGATCGGACTCTCCGGCGGGAAAGACAGCGTCGCCCTGACGCGGATTCTCGACGACGTGTTCGGGAAGGACCCCCGCGTCGAGATGCTCGCCTTGACGATCCACGAGGGGATCGAGGGGTACCGCGACGCGAGCGTCGACGCCTGCGTGGAACTGGCCGACGACCTCTCCTTGCGCCACGAACTGGTCTCCTACGAGGAGGAGTTCGACGTGCGAATGGACGACGTGGTCGAGGACGACCCCGAGGACATGGCCGCCTGCGCGTACTGCGGCGTGTTCCGGCGCGATCTCTTAGAGAACTACGCCGCCGAGTTCGACGCGGACAAGCTGCTCACCGGCCACAACCTCGACGACGAGGCCCAGACCGCGATGATGAACTTCCTCGACGGCGACGTGCGACAGGTGGCGAAACACTTCGACGCCTCGCTCGGTCCCTTCGACGAGCGCGCCGAGACCGACGCGTTCGTCCCGCGCGCCAAGCCCCTCCGCGACGTGCCCGAAAAGGAGATCGCCTTGTACTGCCACGTCCGCGACCTGCCGACCCACATGGCCGAGTGCCCCCACGCGGAGGAGGCGTACCGCGGCGAGATCCAGTCGACGATCCACGAGCTAGAGGAGAACCACCCCGGCGCGCGCCACTCGATCATGGCCGGCTACGAGGAGCTGTCCGCGCTCGCGGCCGAGGCGTACCGCGGGGGCGACGAGAACGGTAACGGGGCCGACGAGAACGGCGAAGACGGCGACGTGGGCGACGGCGGGGACTCCGGCCTCCGCGAGTGCGAGCGCTGCGGCTCGCAGACGAGCCGCGACGTCTGCCGGAAGTGCCGGCTGCTGGAGTCGATCGAGGCGGTCTGA